A single region of the Zonotrichia leucophrys gambelii isolate GWCS_2022_RI chromosome 9, RI_Zleu_2.0, whole genome shotgun sequence genome encodes:
- the EIF4G1 gene encoding eukaryotic translation initiation factor 4 gamma 1 isoform X3, whose amino-acid sequence MNKAPQPTGGAPTAPHPAPSPGLPQPTFPPGQTAPVVFNPAPTSQMNTPSQPRQFPAGPRAIHQQGGFRSLQHFYQNRAQPPASASRVQSNTTARPGPPAHVYPAASQVMMIPSQISYTPSQGAYYIPGQGRSTYVVPTQQYPVQPGAPSFYPGASPTEFGTYAGAYYPAQGVQQFSAGVPTAQVIVSQQPPIPPKRERKTIRIRDPNQGGKDITEEIMSGARTSSTPTPPQAGSGLEPQANGETPHVAVIVRPDDRPKPALVVSKPVSLEPSKSASPSPPPPLIPEVEPVVLSPVTLVPMEPPVDTDTKAEQGEAPPDPQKTLSAITTVPGAAELPLVPAPNMDTVAAGQEEEEEGEVAISLPEPTLQEPVPPEVPPVPVVPSMPAVPPVPAAPSPPPVVPQAPEAPAKPASPSPPPPREEPCPETTAEANGVLEETPETVPEAPVCQPVPVSEPVPVPTLDSPVAQPEELPLPNGVEGTSKAEPSEEQPESDVSPISEPEEPAQPGTPASPPAEEEEEEGEGPGETQERSLSPAPAPSQISEATAQVAMSVPKKKRRMKELNKKEAVGDLLDAFKESQTGDSASEAENKPPVSAPASEAEDVAPARPQEESEETWEEKEDKLAPEKGKAAGQKYGYKEEQWKPLNPEEKKRYDREFLLGFQFIFASMQKPEGLPQITDVVLDKANKTPLRPIDPIRINSMNCSPDFTPSFANLGRPVMGNRGLPSGLGPRRSQPSQRKEPRKIIATVSLNEDVKLNKAEKAWKPSSKRASEEEDPENIKTQELLRRVRSILNKLTPQMFQQLMKQVMELSIDTEERLKGVIDLVFEKAISEPNFSVAYANMCRCLMGLKVPTTDKPTVTVNFRKLLLNRCQKEFEKDKDDDEIFEKRQKEMDDASAPEEKARMKDELEEARDKARRRSLGNIKFIGELFKLKMLTEAIMHDCVVKLLKNHDEESLECLCRLLTTIGKDLDFEKAKPRMDQYFNQMEKIIKEKKTSSRIRFMLQDVIDLRRNSWVPRRGDQGPKTIDQIHKEAEMEEHREHIKVQQLMSKDKRRGPPGPSSGGRSSLVADDGWNTVPISKGNRPIDTSRLTKITKPGSIDSNNQLFAPGGRLSWGKGSSGGSGAKPADSASDSGRPATSTLNRFSALQQSMPAESPESRRVVQRSSSSRDRSEKAGDRGERESRSEKGSDRLERLDRGERVDRNRSALTKRSFSKETEDRSREREKQGGPEAVRKAASMTEERDRSRETVKQEPTPPATSTKPALSEEELEKKSKAIIEEYLHINDMKEALQCVQELGSPSSLYIFVQNGIESTLERSTISREHMGALLCQLVKAGTLSKEQYYKGLREILEIAEDMEIDIPHIWLYLAELITPILQEEGIPMEELFREITKPLVPIGKATTLLVEVLGLLCKGMGQKTAGKLWRDGGLSWKEFLPEDQDVNKFVTEQKLEYTMGDSSDMPSRKELTSEELCKQMDKLLKENPNNQRIYDWIEANLSEQQVSSNTFIRALMTSVCHLAIVFENPYRVDAMVIRNQAKLLQKYLRDEQKELQALYALQALVVKLDQPPNLLRMFFDALYDEDVIKEEAFYKWESSKDPAEQQGKGVALKSVTAFFTWLREAEDESDNN is encoded by the exons ATGAACAAAGCTCCACAGCCCACAGGAGGAGCCCCGACTGCCCCGCACCCTGCCCCTTCTCCCGGACTGCCGCAG CCGACGTTCCCACCTGGTCAGACGGCACCTGTGGTTTTTAACCCGGCACCGACCTCACAAATGAATACGCCTTCTCAGCCGCGCCAG TTTCCAGCAGGGCCTCGGGCTATTCACCAGCAG GGAGGATTCAGGTCTCTTCAG CATTTCTACCAGAACAGGGCACAGCCTCCTGCCAGTGCGTCCCGCGTGCAGAGTAACACGacggctcggcccggccctcCTGCCCATGTGTATCCAGCTGCTTCCCAGGTGATGATGATACCCTCCCAGATATCCTACACACCTTCCCAAGGAGCCTATTACATTCCCGGACAG GGTCGCTCCACGTATGTTGTCCCGACCCAACAGTACCCGGTCCAACCTGGCGCCCCTAGTTTTTATCCTggagccagccccacagagTTCGGGACTTACG CGGGCGCGTACTACCCGGCGCAGGGGGTGCAGCAGTTCTCAGCGGGGGTCCCCACTGCCCAGGTCATTGTGAGCCAGCAACCACCGATCCCCCCAAAACGAGAGCGCAAGACG ATCCGAATACGAGACCCCAACCAAGGTGGCAAAGACATTACAGAAGAAATTATGTCTGGAGCAAGGACCTCATCCACCCCCACTCCTCCACAG GCTGGAAGCGGTTTGGAGCCCCAGGCCAATGGAGAGACCCCCCATGTAGCAGTTATTGTCCGGCCCG ATGACCGCCCGAAGCCTGCGCTGGTGGTGAGCAAGCCCGTCTCCCTGGAGCCCAGCAAATCGGCATCCCCgtctcctccccctcccctgaTCCCCGAGGTGGAGCCCGTGGTGCTCTCGCCCGTGACGCTGGTGCCAATGGAGCCTCCTGTGGACACGGACACGAAAGCGGAGCAGGGCGAGGCGCCACCTGACCCGCAAAAGACGTTAAGCGCCATCACtacagtgccaggggctgcgGAGCTGCCCCTTGTGCCCGCGCCCAACATGGACACGGTGGCTgcggggcaggaggaggaagaggagggggaagTTGCTATTTCCCTCCCGGAGCCCACCCTGCAGGAGCCTGTGCCCCCCGAGGTGCCGCCGGTGCCCGTTGTTCCCTCGATGCCAGCCGTGCCCCCGGTGCCGGCTGCGCCGTCGCCACCGCCCGTTGTACCACAGGCCCCTGAAGCGCCTGCCAAACCTGCCTCCCCCAGTCCCCCTCCACCCCGGGAAGAGCCCTGCCCCGAGACCACTGCTGAGGCCAATGGGGTTTTGGAGGAGACGCCTGAGACGGTCCCTGAGGCGCCTGTGTGCCAGCCAGTGCCGGTCTCTGAGCCGGtgcctgtgcccaccctggacTCCCCCGTTGCCCAGCCTGAAGAGCTGCCCCTACCCAATGGTGTGGAGGGCACCAGCAAAGCGGAGCCGAGTGAGGAGCAGCCCGAGTCAGATGTCAGTCCCATCTCAGAGCCtgaggagccagcccagcctggcacccctgcctccccacctgcagaggaggaggaggaagagggcgAAGGCCCTGGTGAGACCCAGGAGCGAAGCTtgagcccagcccctgccccttcGCAGATCTCGGAGGCGACCGCGCAAG tCGCCATGTCGGTGCCAAAGAAGAAACGAAGGATGAAGGAGCTGAACAAGAAGGAGGCAGTAGGTGATTTGCTGGATGCCTTTAAAGAG tCTCAGACTGGTGATAGTGCCTCGGAGGCAGAGAACAAGCCCCCCGTGTCTGCCCCTGCTAGTGAAGCAGAGGATGTGGCTCCTGCGCGTCCACAGGAGGAGTCTGAAGAGAcgtgggaggagaaggaagacaAGTTGGCCCCGGAGAAGGGCAAGGCTGCTGGCCAGAAGTATGGCTACAAGGAAG AGCAATGGAAGCCATTGAACCCTGAGGAGAAGAAGCGATATGACCGGGAGTTCCTGCTGGGCTTCCAGTTCATCTTTGCCAGCATGCAGAAACCTGAGGGGCTGCCCCAGATCACAGATGTGGTGCTGGACAAG GCCAACAAGACCCCACTGCGGCCAATCGACCCCATCCGCATCAATAGCATGAACTGCAGCCCTGACTTCACCCCCTCCTTCGCCAACCTTGGCCGGCCTGTCATGGGCAACCGGGGCCTG CCCTCAGGGTTGGGTCCCCGCCGCTCCCAGCCAAGTCAGAGGAAGGAGCCCCGCAAAATCATTGCAACTGTGTCCCTCAATGAGGATGTCAAGCTGAACAAGGCCGAGAAGGCCTGGAAACCCAGCAGCAAACGTGCTTCCGAGGAGGAGGATCCTGAGAATATCAAGACACAG GAACTGCTCCGCCGTGTCCGCAGCATCCTCAACAAGCTGACACCCCAGATGTTCCAGCAACTGATGAAGCAGGTGATGGAGTTGTCCATCGACACGGAGGAGCGGCTCAAGGGTGTCATCGACCTCGTCTTCGAGAAGGCCATCTCGGAGCCAAACTTCTCTGTTGCCTATGCTAACATGTGCCGTTGCCTTATGGGG cttaAAGTGCCCACAACAGACAAGCCCACAGTGACTGTGAACTTCCGCAAGCTGCTGCTCAACCGCTGCCAGAAGGAGTTTGAGAAGGACAAGGATGATGATGAGATCTTTGAGAAGCGGCAGAAAGAGATGGATGATGCCAGTGCT CCCGAGGAGAAGGCGCGTATGAAGGATGAGCTGGAGGAGGCGCGGGACAAGGCCCGCCGACGATCCCTGGGCAACATCAAGTTCATTGGAGAGCTCTTCAAACTGAAGATGTTGACAGAGGCCATTATGCATGACTGCGTGGTGAAGCTGCTCAAAAACCACGATGAAGAGTCTCTTGAGTGCCTTTGCCGCCTGCTTACGACTATTGGCAAGGACTTGGACTTTGAGAAAGCCAAG CCCAGGATGGACCAGTACTTCAATCAGATGGAGAAGATcatcaaagagaaaaagacatCGTCCCGAATCCGTTTCATGCTGCAGGATGTGATTGACCTAAGACGG aATAGCTGGGTGCCGCGGCGGGGAGACCAGGGCCCCAAAACCATCGATCAGATCCACAAGGAAGCAGAGATGGAGGAGCATCGAGAACACATCAAAGTGCAGCAGCTCATGTCAAAGGACAAGAGGAGAGGACCCCCTGGGCCATCCTCTGGTG GACGCAGTAGCCTGGTTGCAGATGATGGCTGGAACACGGTGCCCATCAGCAAGGGCAACCGGCCCATTGACACCAGCCGGTTAACAAAGATCACCAAG cctggatCCATTGACTCCAATAACCAGCTCTTTGCACCGGGTGGGCGGCTGAGCTGGGGCAAAGGCAGCAGCGGGGGGTCTGGCGCGAAGCCCGCAGATTCAG CATCTGATTCAGGGCGACCAGCCACGAGCACCTTGAACCGCTTCTCAGCGCTCCAGCAGTCAATGCCTGCCGAGAGCCCAGAGTCCCGCCGTGTGGTGCAGAG gagcagctccagccgtgACAGGTCAGAgaaggctggggacagaggggagcGGGAGTCACGTTCGGAGAAGGGCAGCGACCGTCTAGAGCGTCTTGACCGGGGGGAGAGAGTAGACAGGAACAGATCTGCCCTCACCAAGAGGAGCTTCAGCAAAGAGACAGAGGACAGGAGCCGAGAACGGGAGAAGCAGGGCGGCCCCGAGGCCGTGCGCAAGGCTGCGAGCATGACGGAGGAACGGGACCGGAGCCGAGAGACCG TTAAACAAGAGCCAACACCTCCTGCAACATCCACCAAGCCCGCGCTGTCGGAAGAGGAACTGGAGAAGAAATCCAAGGCGATCATAGAGGAATACCTGCACATCAATGACATGAAG gaggccctgcagtgtgtgcaggagctgggcagccccTCCTCGCTCTACATCTTTGTGCAAAATGGCATCGAGTCCACGCTGGAGAGGAGCACCATCTCCCGCGAGCACATgggagccctgctctgccagctggtGAAGGCAGGCACGCTCTCCAAGGAGCAGTACTACAAAGG GCTGCGGGAGATCTTGGAGATCGCAGAGGACATGGAGATTGACATCCCACACATCTGGCTGTACCTGGCTGAGCTCATCACACCCATCCTGCAAGAAGAAGGCATCCCCATGGAAGAGCTGTTCAG GGAGATCACAAAGCCCCTGGTGCCCATTGGGAAGGCCACCACGCTGCTGGTCGAGGTGCTGGGCTTGTTGTGCAAGGGCATG GGCCAGAAGACCGCAGGAAAGCTGTGGCGGGATGGGggcctgagttggaaggaattcctgcctgaGGACCAGGATGTCAACAAATTTGTCACAGAGCAG AAATTGGAGTACACAATGGGGGACAGCTCAGACATGCCAAGCCGCAAGGAGCTGacctcagaggagctgtgcaagCAAATGGACAAACTGCTGAAGGAGAACCCGAACAACCAAAGAATATACGACTGGATTGAG GCCAACCTGAGCGAGCAGCAGGTCTCGTCCAACACGTTTATCAGGGCCCTGATGACGTCTGTGTGCCACTTGGCCATTGTCT ttGAGAACCCGTACCGCGTGGACGCCATGGTCATCCGCAACCAGGCCAAGCTGCTCCAGAAGTACCTGCGGGATGAGCAGAAGGAGCTCCAGGCACTCTATGCCCTGCAAGCCTTGGTGGTGAAGTTGGACCAGCCTCCCA ACCTGCTGCGGATGTTCTTTGATGCCCTCTACGATGAGGACGTCATCAAGGAGGAGGCTTTCTACAAGTGGGAGTCCAGCAAGGACCCGGCCGAGCAGCAGGGCAAAGGGGTGGCTCTCAAATCGGTGACAGCCTTTTTCACCTGGCTCCGGGAAGCTGAGGATGAGTCGGACAACAACTGa
- the EIF4G1 gene encoding eukaryotic translation initiation factor 4 gamma 1 isoform X4, with amino-acid sequence MNKAPQPTGGAPTAPHPAPSPGLPQPTFPPGQTAPVVFNPAPTSQMNTPSQPRQGGFRSLQHFYQNRAQPPASASRVQSNTTARPGPPAHVYPAASQVMMIPSQISYTPSQGAYYIPGQGRSTYVVPTQQYPVQPGAPSFYPGASPTEFGTYAGAYYPAQGVQQFSAGVPTAQVIVSQQPPIPPKRERKTIRIRDPNQGGKDITEEIMSGARTSSTPTPPQAGSGLEPQANGETPHVAVIVRPDDRPKPALVVSKPVSLEPSKSASPSPPPPLIPEVEPVVLSPVTLVPMEPPVDTDTKAEQGEAPPDPQKTLSAITTVPGAAELPLVPAPNMDTVAAGQEEEEEGEVAISLPEPTLQEPVPPEVPPVPVVPSMPAVPPVPAAPSPPPVVPQAPEAPAKPASPSPPPPREEPCPETTAEANGVLEETPETVPEAPVCQPVPVSEPVPVPTLDSPVAQPEELPLPNGVEGTSKAEPSEEQPESDVSPISEPEEPAQPGTPASPPAEEEEEEGEGPGETQERSLSPAPAPSQISEATAQVAMSVPKKKRRMKELNKKEAVGDLLDAFKESQTGDSASEAENKPPVSAPASEAEDVAPARPQEESEETWEEKEDKLAPEKGKAAGQKYGYKEEQWKPLNPEEKKRYDREFLLGFQFIFASMQKPEGLPQITDVVLDKPCVPSQANKTPLRPIDPIRINSMNCSPDFTPSFANLGRPVMGNRGLPSGLGPRRSQPSQRKEPRKIIATVSLNEDVKLNKAEKAWKPSSKRASEEEDPENIKTQELLRRVRSILNKLTPQMFQQLMKQVMELSIDTEERLKGVIDLVFEKAISEPNFSVAYANMCRCLMGLKVPTTDKPTVTVNFRKLLLNRCQKEFEKDKDDDEIFEKRQKEMDDASAPEEKARMKDELEEARDKARRRSLGNIKFIGELFKLKMLTEAIMHDCVVKLLKNHDEESLECLCRLLTTIGKDLDFEKAKPRMDQYFNQMEKIIKEKKTSSRIRFMLQDVIDLRRNSWVPRRGDQGPKTIDQIHKEAEMEEHREHIKVQQLMSKDKRRGPPGPSSGGRSSLVADDGWNTVPISKGNRPIDTSRLTKITKPGSIDSNNQLFAPGGRLSWGKGSSGGSGAKPADSASDSGRPATSTLNRFSALQQSMPAESPESRRVVQRSSSSRDRSEKAGDRGERESRSEKGSDRLERLDRGERVDRNRSALTKRSFSKETEDRSREREKQGGPEAVRKAASMTEERDRSRETVKQEPTPPATSTKPALSEEELEKKSKAIIEEYLHINDMKEALQCVQELGSPSSLYIFVQNGIESTLERSTISREHMGALLCQLVKAGTLSKEQYYKGLREILEIAEDMEIDIPHIWLYLAELITPILQEEGIPMEELFREITKPLVPIGKATTLLVEVLGLLCKGMGQKTAGKLWRDGGLSWKEFLPEDQDVNKFVTEQKLEYTMGDSSDMPSRKELTSEELCKQMDKLLKENPNNQRIYDWIEANLSEQQVSSNTFIRALMTSVCHLAIVFENPYRVDAMVIRNQAKLLQKYLRDEQKELQALYALQALVVKLDQPPNLLRMFFDALYDEDVIKEEAFYKWESSKDPAEQQGKGVALKSVTAFFTWLREAEDESDNN; translated from the exons ATGAACAAAGCTCCACAGCCCACAGGAGGAGCCCCGACTGCCCCGCACCCTGCCCCTTCTCCCGGACTGCCGCAG CCGACGTTCCCACCTGGTCAGACGGCACCTGTGGTTTTTAACCCGGCACCGACCTCACAAATGAATACGCCTTCTCAGCCGCGCCAG GGAGGATTCAGGTCTCTTCAG CATTTCTACCAGAACAGGGCACAGCCTCCTGCCAGTGCGTCCCGCGTGCAGAGTAACACGacggctcggcccggccctcCTGCCCATGTGTATCCAGCTGCTTCCCAGGTGATGATGATACCCTCCCAGATATCCTACACACCTTCCCAAGGAGCCTATTACATTCCCGGACAG GGTCGCTCCACGTATGTTGTCCCGACCCAACAGTACCCGGTCCAACCTGGCGCCCCTAGTTTTTATCCTggagccagccccacagagTTCGGGACTTACG CGGGCGCGTACTACCCGGCGCAGGGGGTGCAGCAGTTCTCAGCGGGGGTCCCCACTGCCCAGGTCATTGTGAGCCAGCAACCACCGATCCCCCCAAAACGAGAGCGCAAGACG ATCCGAATACGAGACCCCAACCAAGGTGGCAAAGACATTACAGAAGAAATTATGTCTGGAGCAAGGACCTCATCCACCCCCACTCCTCCACAG GCTGGAAGCGGTTTGGAGCCCCAGGCCAATGGAGAGACCCCCCATGTAGCAGTTATTGTCCGGCCCG ATGACCGCCCGAAGCCTGCGCTGGTGGTGAGCAAGCCCGTCTCCCTGGAGCCCAGCAAATCGGCATCCCCgtctcctccccctcccctgaTCCCCGAGGTGGAGCCCGTGGTGCTCTCGCCCGTGACGCTGGTGCCAATGGAGCCTCCTGTGGACACGGACACGAAAGCGGAGCAGGGCGAGGCGCCACCTGACCCGCAAAAGACGTTAAGCGCCATCACtacagtgccaggggctgcgGAGCTGCCCCTTGTGCCCGCGCCCAACATGGACACGGTGGCTgcggggcaggaggaggaagaggagggggaagTTGCTATTTCCCTCCCGGAGCCCACCCTGCAGGAGCCTGTGCCCCCCGAGGTGCCGCCGGTGCCCGTTGTTCCCTCGATGCCAGCCGTGCCCCCGGTGCCGGCTGCGCCGTCGCCACCGCCCGTTGTACCACAGGCCCCTGAAGCGCCTGCCAAACCTGCCTCCCCCAGTCCCCCTCCACCCCGGGAAGAGCCCTGCCCCGAGACCACTGCTGAGGCCAATGGGGTTTTGGAGGAGACGCCTGAGACGGTCCCTGAGGCGCCTGTGTGCCAGCCAGTGCCGGTCTCTGAGCCGGtgcctgtgcccaccctggacTCCCCCGTTGCCCAGCCTGAAGAGCTGCCCCTACCCAATGGTGTGGAGGGCACCAGCAAAGCGGAGCCGAGTGAGGAGCAGCCCGAGTCAGATGTCAGTCCCATCTCAGAGCCtgaggagccagcccagcctggcacccctgcctccccacctgcagaggaggaggaggaagagggcgAAGGCCCTGGTGAGACCCAGGAGCGAAGCTtgagcccagcccctgccccttcGCAGATCTCGGAGGCGACCGCGCAAG tCGCCATGTCGGTGCCAAAGAAGAAACGAAGGATGAAGGAGCTGAACAAGAAGGAGGCAGTAGGTGATTTGCTGGATGCCTTTAAAGAG tCTCAGACTGGTGATAGTGCCTCGGAGGCAGAGAACAAGCCCCCCGTGTCTGCCCCTGCTAGTGAAGCAGAGGATGTGGCTCCTGCGCGTCCACAGGAGGAGTCTGAAGAGAcgtgggaggagaaggaagacaAGTTGGCCCCGGAGAAGGGCAAGGCTGCTGGCCAGAAGTATGGCTACAAGGAAG AGCAATGGAAGCCATTGAACCCTGAGGAGAAGAAGCGATATGACCGGGAGTTCCTGCTGGGCTTCCAGTTCATCTTTGCCAGCATGCAGAAACCTGAGGGGCTGCCCCAGATCACAGATGTGGTGCTGGACAAG CCGTGTGTACCTTCGCAGGCCAACAAGACCCCACTGCGGCCAATCGACCCCATCCGCATCAATAGCATGAACTGCAGCCCTGACTTCACCCCCTCCTTCGCCAACCTTGGCCGGCCTGTCATGGGCAACCGGGGCCTG CCCTCAGGGTTGGGTCCCCGCCGCTCCCAGCCAAGTCAGAGGAAGGAGCCCCGCAAAATCATTGCAACTGTGTCCCTCAATGAGGATGTCAAGCTGAACAAGGCCGAGAAGGCCTGGAAACCCAGCAGCAAACGTGCTTCCGAGGAGGAGGATCCTGAGAATATCAAGACACAG GAACTGCTCCGCCGTGTCCGCAGCATCCTCAACAAGCTGACACCCCAGATGTTCCAGCAACTGATGAAGCAGGTGATGGAGTTGTCCATCGACACGGAGGAGCGGCTCAAGGGTGTCATCGACCTCGTCTTCGAGAAGGCCATCTCGGAGCCAAACTTCTCTGTTGCCTATGCTAACATGTGCCGTTGCCTTATGGGG cttaAAGTGCCCACAACAGACAAGCCCACAGTGACTGTGAACTTCCGCAAGCTGCTGCTCAACCGCTGCCAGAAGGAGTTTGAGAAGGACAAGGATGATGATGAGATCTTTGAGAAGCGGCAGAAAGAGATGGATGATGCCAGTGCT CCCGAGGAGAAGGCGCGTATGAAGGATGAGCTGGAGGAGGCGCGGGACAAGGCCCGCCGACGATCCCTGGGCAACATCAAGTTCATTGGAGAGCTCTTCAAACTGAAGATGTTGACAGAGGCCATTATGCATGACTGCGTGGTGAAGCTGCTCAAAAACCACGATGAAGAGTCTCTTGAGTGCCTTTGCCGCCTGCTTACGACTATTGGCAAGGACTTGGACTTTGAGAAAGCCAAG CCCAGGATGGACCAGTACTTCAATCAGATGGAGAAGATcatcaaagagaaaaagacatCGTCCCGAATCCGTTTCATGCTGCAGGATGTGATTGACCTAAGACGG aATAGCTGGGTGCCGCGGCGGGGAGACCAGGGCCCCAAAACCATCGATCAGATCCACAAGGAAGCAGAGATGGAGGAGCATCGAGAACACATCAAAGTGCAGCAGCTCATGTCAAAGGACAAGAGGAGAGGACCCCCTGGGCCATCCTCTGGTG GACGCAGTAGCCTGGTTGCAGATGATGGCTGGAACACGGTGCCCATCAGCAAGGGCAACCGGCCCATTGACACCAGCCGGTTAACAAAGATCACCAAG cctggatCCATTGACTCCAATAACCAGCTCTTTGCACCGGGTGGGCGGCTGAGCTGGGGCAAAGGCAGCAGCGGGGGGTCTGGCGCGAAGCCCGCAGATTCAG CATCTGATTCAGGGCGACCAGCCACGAGCACCTTGAACCGCTTCTCAGCGCTCCAGCAGTCAATGCCTGCCGAGAGCCCAGAGTCCCGCCGTGTGGTGCAGAG gagcagctccagccgtgACAGGTCAGAgaaggctggggacagaggggagcGGGAGTCACGTTCGGAGAAGGGCAGCGACCGTCTAGAGCGTCTTGACCGGGGGGAGAGAGTAGACAGGAACAGATCTGCCCTCACCAAGAGGAGCTTCAGCAAAGAGACAGAGGACAGGAGCCGAGAACGGGAGAAGCAGGGCGGCCCCGAGGCCGTGCGCAAGGCTGCGAGCATGACGGAGGAACGGGACCGGAGCCGAGAGACCG TTAAACAAGAGCCAACACCTCCTGCAACATCCACCAAGCCCGCGCTGTCGGAAGAGGAACTGGAGAAGAAATCCAAGGCGATCATAGAGGAATACCTGCACATCAATGACATGAAG gaggccctgcagtgtgtgcaggagctgggcagccccTCCTCGCTCTACATCTTTGTGCAAAATGGCATCGAGTCCACGCTGGAGAGGAGCACCATCTCCCGCGAGCACATgggagccctgctctgccagctggtGAAGGCAGGCACGCTCTCCAAGGAGCAGTACTACAAAGG GCTGCGGGAGATCTTGGAGATCGCAGAGGACATGGAGATTGACATCCCACACATCTGGCTGTACCTGGCTGAGCTCATCACACCCATCCTGCAAGAAGAAGGCATCCCCATGGAAGAGCTGTTCAG GGAGATCACAAAGCCCCTGGTGCCCATTGGGAAGGCCACCACGCTGCTGGTCGAGGTGCTGGGCTTGTTGTGCAAGGGCATG GGCCAGAAGACCGCAGGAAAGCTGTGGCGGGATGGGggcctgagttggaaggaattcctgcctgaGGACCAGGATGTCAACAAATTTGTCACAGAGCAG AAATTGGAGTACACAATGGGGGACAGCTCAGACATGCCAAGCCGCAAGGAGCTGacctcagaggagctgtgcaagCAAATGGACAAACTGCTGAAGGAGAACCCGAACAACCAAAGAATATACGACTGGATTGAG GCCAACCTGAGCGAGCAGCAGGTCTCGTCCAACACGTTTATCAGGGCCCTGATGACGTCTGTGTGCCACTTGGCCATTGTCT ttGAGAACCCGTACCGCGTGGACGCCATGGTCATCCGCAACCAGGCCAAGCTGCTCCAGAAGTACCTGCGGGATGAGCAGAAGGAGCTCCAGGCACTCTATGCCCTGCAAGCCTTGGTGGTGAAGTTGGACCAGCCTCCCA ACCTGCTGCGGATGTTCTTTGATGCCCTCTACGATGAGGACGTCATCAAGGAGGAGGCTTTCTACAAGTGGGAGTCCAGCAAGGACCCGGCCGAGCAGCAGGGCAAAGGGGTGGCTCTCAAATCGGTGACAGCCTTTTTCACCTGGCTCCGGGAAGCTGAGGATGAGTCGGACAACAACTGa